Part of the Pagrus major chromosome 9, Pma_NU_1.0 genome, ATGTTGGCACTCCGTTTGGGgaggaaagaagaaatgttGACTGCTGAAATCTGTGTGTAAGAGCAGCGCCAGCACTTGAATGAAAGCAGCCATTAAACTGACCAGTGTCAGCACAATGGGTTGTTAGTTACAGTGGAATCCAGCAAATGTTGGCAGGAAAAAGAGAAGCTACAGATGAAATGCAGTTTTGAAAGCCTGACTTTAAGAGCCATTTTTAATGGAGTCTCCACCCTAAAAGTGGAACATAGAAACTAAGGAGCTATGTGGCAGACAGGAAGGCCATGCCTCAggaaaatgctaaaaaaaaaaaaaaaaaacttccccCACTTCTGCATCCTGTGCCTCCTCCCTtccctcatctcctccccttTTGTGGCTCCCTCCCCCATCCTGTCCAGCTGCATAATGCTGTGTAACAGTCAGGGatggctccctctctctctctccctccctctctccctccctctccctctcttcatctcaCTCTAACCAAAAACTCCTAACAGCTGCAAAATGGCTGCCAACTAACTCATACGGCCTAGGCCAGACCACTCCTCTCTACTCTTTTCTTTCTATCCATCCCCCCACTGCCACGATTACCACGATCACTCCTTCTTTGTCAAGGATTACTGTAACTCCTCAGCAAACACGAATAAGACTCCTGCTTTTTCCTtagtttctcatgtttctggcTTTATATGACTAGCTTTTGCATCAGACAAGTATGAAAATGACAGTGCAGTCTAACTCAtaaagtgtctgtcatctgaCCTAGATTGTTCCAAGTGTACGAAAAAGACTTATGGGGCATTGTTGTCATATGTGACTATCCCCATTGTATTCTTATCCCTGAATCCTCAACAGACATGCCCTTAAAAGTTTCATTCCATAATTTAATCTTAAAACTAATGTCTCCTAATAGGACAAAGCTGCTTTTGTATCAATAACCTTCAGCTCGACAGCAGAGGCCTTATGAGCATTAAAAGAGGCTGAGTAATCCATCTAATGCTAAGAAGCAGAGACAAAAGGGAGGctgaagaaaagagagagtggaAATTTCAAGGCTACGTCATCAGTTCAGTGGCTACTCACCATTTTGTATGCTTGTCCTTTTCGACTGACGTTGAGGATTCAGATGCAAGGCAGAAGTGCGGAGGAGAGGGAGAGTCAGGGTTTATATAGGCAAGGATGTGGTGGGGGCAGGCTGGAGAGCACAGTAAGCAGCTGCACAGCTCATTGGCGGGAGGGAGCagcagtttgaaaaaaaaagagggaagtCCCTAACACTGCCTGTCATGATATCCACCCATACATTTATCtgctttgtctttctgtgtgagATTAGACACGTATGTATGCAAAATGAACCTCTCCCATTTTTTCtaatcttgtgtgtgtgtgtgtgtgtgtgtgtgtgtgtgtgtgtgtgtgtgtgacagtgagtgTTTGCAGTGAGGAACTGTTGAGTTCGTTATAtagacttgtttttttgttgttttttttacatcaaacaGTCAGATAAACACAGGTGTTACCAATGATACTAATTAAGATTCGGTTCCATTCAGGTCAAACAGAGTCCAGGTGCTGCTATTGTGCATGTTGGCTCACTAGAAAGTCTTCGCTGCACTAAATGGAACGAAACCTTAATTAATTTTCATGAATTAAACCTGTGTTTACCTTCTATTTCATTTCAATATGGCTGTCGTGAAAAAGGTTTGTTGCTTGTTATGTTGGGGAACTGATGCAAAATGTTCTGCCCTCAAGATTTGTcaacatattttatgtatttattttatgaatgtGGGCTTGGAGAatcattatgattattttctgcatGCATTTGCACCCACACACTTATTAACACACATACTCAGTCCACCCTGTGTTTATATTAAGTCATGAAATGAGTAATCACACAATATATATGGAAACATGGATGAACTTCTTTATTCTTAATCATTACATGTAAAAGACATATGCTTTAATGATAGGAAGAGTCAAAAATGAGCAATATGATACAATCCTTTTAAGTGGCAAGATGACACAAATGACATGGCAATATGCAGGGTTTCAGTTTAATCGCAAATTCAGAATATACAGATGAACATTGCGATGTAATTTAACACACCactgaaatgtatgaaaatcaAAACCCAGAAATTTCAAGGCCAGTTTTGGCCACTTTTCAGCAGGCTCTTAGGATCACAGAGCTGTGATTCACACATTACTGGGATCCTATTGTTGCCGCAGGCCACTGTCTGAGTATGAGCTACACAAACAACACCAGTCAGTGAGTTAGTgagttattttctctctctcctgctctcacAGAGTCAGAGTCACAGCTGAATGGTATATAGAAACTGACATAGGAGCCCTTTCATAACTTACATTCCACATGGGAGAGGATAGTGGGGGGAGGTGCACAAAGGAGAGGGTTTGGTCTAAGTGTCTCAGTATGATACACTAGAAAGAAAAGATCTTTAAAGGCCTAAAACAAGATATGGTGGACCACAAATTTCTTTGCTTTCattgtaaatatgtttttacacagtgCTATAACGAATGGTACAACTAACTTGTTTAATTTCACAATTTTCCTCTGTTTTGAGGATAATGATAGGGAttattgaaatgtgttttgccAAAAGGCAGTTTTGTTGGTTTATGTCTTCactacaaaaagtaaaagtctcaatttaaaataaagtatccATTGTCAATGAATATCACTTTACTTTGGGTTAAATGCAGGCCTTAGGGGAGTTAGTActcctctccttcatcctcttccCCCATGTAGTCAGTACCAACCTCTTCATAATCCTTCTCCAGGGCAGCCATATCTTCCCTAGCTTCTGCaaactctccctcctccatgCCCTCCCCAACATACCAGTGGACAAAGGCTCTCTTGGCATACATGAGGTCAAACTTGTGGTCGAGACGGGCCCAGGCCTCAGCGATGGCCGTGGTGTTGCTCAGCATGCACACAGCCCTCTGCACCTTGGCCAAGTCTCCTCCAGGAACCACTGTTGGAGGCTGGTAGTTGATGCCCACCTTGAAGCCTGTGGGGCACCAGTCAACAAACTGGATGCTGCGTTTGGTCTTGATGGCTGCAATGGCAGAGTTGACATCTTTGGGCACCACATCACCACGATACAACAGACAGCAGGCCATGTATTTACCATGACGAGGGTCACACTTCAccatctgattggctggctcAAAGCAAGTGTTGGTAATGTCAGCAACAGACAGCTGCTCATGGTAGGCTTTCTCAGCAGAGATGACTGGAGCGTATGTGGCCAGAGGGAAGTGAATACGAGGGTAGGGCACCAAGTTGGTCTGGAACTCCGTCAGGTCAACATTCAGGGCTCCATCAAAGCGAAGTGAGGCTGTGATTGAAGACACAATCTGGCCGATGAGCCTGTTCAGGTTGGTGTAAGTCGGTCTCTCGATATCCAAGTTCCTGCGGCAGATGTCGTAGATGGCCTCGTTGTCTACCATGAAGGCACAGTCGGAGTGCTCCAAAGTGGTGTGGGTGGTCAGGATGGAGTTGTAAGGCTCAACTACAGCTGTGGAGACCTGGGGGGCTGGGTAGATGGCAAACTCAAGCTT contains:
- the LOC141001983 gene encoding tubulin alpha chain-like; translation: SLQRECISIHVGQAGAQIGNACWELYCLEHGIQPDGQVPTEKTIRGGDDSFNTFFSETGAGKHVPRAIFVDLEPTVIDEVRTGTYRQLFHPEQLITGKEDAANNYARGHYTIGKEIIDLVLDRTRKLADQCTGLQGFLIFHSFGGGTGSGFTSLLMERLSVDYGKKSKLEFAIYPAPQVSTAVVEPYNSILTTHTTLEHSDCAFMVDNEAIYDICRRNLDIERPTYTNLNRLIGQIVSSITASLRFDGALNVDLTEFQTNLVPYPRIHFPLATYAPVISAEKAYHEQLSVADITNTCFEPANQMVKCDPRHGKYMACCLLYRGDVVPKDVNSAIAAIKTKRSIQFVDWCPTGFKVGINYQPPTVVPGGDLAKVQRAVCMLSNTTAIAEAWARLDHKFDLMYAKRAFVHWYVGEGMEEGEFAEAREDMAALEKDYEEVGTDYMGEEDEGEEY